A window of Phragmites australis chromosome 2, lpPhrAust1.1, whole genome shotgun sequence genomic DNA:
AGAAGTTAGCAAATGTTCAggaagcaaaagaaaaggagtgATGTGTAATGCCCTTGAACTCAACTGTTCTTATCAGACAAGTTTAGACAAAATACAAGCATTACTGTACAACTCACACGGTCCATATTGCAAAGAAGGAACGCAAAGAAGCAGAGGAGAACGATTGTCCATCGCTTTGGAAACTCCTGCCACCAGGGAGAAATCTCGTTCGCATCTCCAATCATAACAGCCTCAGGAACATCAGAAGGGCTCAAAGGTGATCCCATTATTTCATACTGCTCGGCTTTACAGTCAGCACGTGTTCTGATTGGTAATCTGTACTCTGGCTGGACGCAAACACTCTCCAGACTAGTGAAATTCTCCCACCTCCTTGGTTTCAACCGACCACTGTTTATTGGATCTGAAGACACAAAGCACTCAACCCTCGACACAACTCTCCTCTTCATGCTTGCATTGTTGAATGTTCTAGTCAAGTAGCCTCTTGAAGAGTCCAACACAGGCTGCTGAAACTGCCCAGGCATTTCTAGTCTTGCCATCGTAGTGCTCCTGGAATAATTATCGAGCAGGAAAAGAGTCCTCCTGGTAACATGCCGCCCAAATCTTCCTCCACGAACCAATGAACACACACACTTGTTCTGTAGTGATGTGCAATATTTCATCTCATGTTGCTTTCCTGCAAAATACCAAAGTATTAGATTTAAGATGATGAGGCATTGAATAGAAAACTAGTAATGATCTGTTGAAGCATTTTATCTTTTAAACTCTTCAGAAGGAGAAACAAAGACTAATCTTTATGGAAAAAAAGTAAGTAAGGCTGCTCCATCCTGCCAAACATGTATGCGATGGTAATGGAATTCCGTTGTCTTGGTAGCAGAACACTGCAATTCCGTTATTTTGGTAATGGAATCCGGCGCTATCTAGAAAACAAATGaagtatattgttaaattcttaACCGCACGATGCAGCCATCAAATGACTACCCCATATTGTTGCACAATCTTATGGCAGGTGAAGCTAATGTACTTGTGATTTGTGAACTGGAACTGGACTGAATGGCGATTGTTTGGTTACTTCAAATTATTGTAGTATCTTAGCGTACCATAGCTGCTAGTGGCAGGCATCCAGAGCCAGGGGCGGCGCTTCCCTTGCGGCAGGGTGGGGCGGCCGCCATAGCTACCGGCGGCCGACGACACGCCCACACCCCCTCTCCCCGTTGCTCCCCACTCCGGCATCCCCAAGCCCGTCTGGAGAAGAAGCAGCGTCGGTGGATTTCTGGAGTTGGAGAAGAAACTAGAAGAGGAGAAATGGTTGCTTAGCAGGCagtgcgccgccgccgtccatgGACGGGTGCTCGCCGCCGCACCAAGCGCGCCATGGGCAGGTGCAGTTGGGAGAGCGGTGAGAAATCAGAGCTCGGCTTGGACCTCCACTGCAGAGGCGCCCTCGCTTTACGCCTAGCTCACCTCGCCACCGCGGGAGAGGAAGAGGGGTAGAGAGAGAAAGCGCGCGGTGAGGACAGACAGAGAGCACAGAACCAGAGAGCAGAGATAAGGTAAGAACGAGAGTGTGAGAGTTGATGAACAGTGAGTGAAACCTCTGATTTGTTGGGCCCATTGGTCAGTGACTTCAAGTgatctattaaaaaaattgtacaaaaAAGTATGGAAAAACTGTATGCTACGTAATTCATGTGTTCCCAACGTCTCTTCTATTTTATCTTTGTTTTTCTAAACATATATTTTGCCAAAGATGTGTTTTTATCTCTTCCTTTATGTTACATTCCTGCATTCCAAATCTAAACTTAAAGTAGAGCAAGAGGTCCACTGAAACATAACCTATGATCCAAACATAAAAGAAGATATTATGTGAGAGATCATGATCTCGTCACATACTTTGACATGCCGACTCGTGTTAACCGTAGTGCCGATTTTTAATGTCCGCAGTTAGACAACCTGCTTGTGGACAATTTTTATTAACAAAAAATGGTGCAATTTCCAAAGTTTAGGTGCACGATCACCTCAGAAAACGAACGCAGATGATGTTGCTCAGTAGCGCAAGCACCTCTGTTAGAATACATGCAGATTCACCATTTGCTCAtcacaaaatctagtaaaaaaaaaatggccgCATGTTGGATGGAACAAGATGTACGTTGGTTGATCCTACTTGCAGGTTCATCGGCACGCAAAATATATGTTTGCAATTCTATATGCTCGAATGCTGGTAATACCTGCACGACACAAGCTTGAACTAGGAGTGAAAAGATCGATTTGCCTCGAAACAGAGTAGACTAGGCCATAAAACATAACAACACAGTAATTACATACACCGACTCACCATTTATCTTTTCGAAGCATTCACAATTCTTCCTATGACGAGATATGCAAATGTGTGTCCCTATGACGAAACATTCACAATTCTTCCTACCACATTTTAATCACGAGAGATGGTATCCAAGAGAAGGCGTGTCAGCAGAAAACGGCCTGGAGATTATGAAATGTGAGCAGCATCCAAACCATCACGATGGAGATTAAGGCATTATTTCATGTTAGGTGAGGTAGAAAATTGCAACGGAACGAACTGTTAAACTAGACATGTTGTACATTGTTTTGTATGGATTCGAAGTAGCAAAACTGGTTCATCAAGCCCGGCAAACAGAGACTGTTTTGAGACGGTGAGACATGCTATAGTGAGCATGGCGAGAAATGGCATACTGTTTGCAAGTTTCATCTGCCTTTTCTATGCTAACAAGGTCGTCCATGACAGTCTTCATCCACCCGCCCTACTACAGTAGGCTTGAGTTCAattgaaaattgattttttaaatttggaATTTTAATAGAAATTGGATTTTTCACGTTGAAAGTTCCAAGCTAAGATGACGAATTCGACTTGAGTGTCTCAATTATTGAAAAATCAGAATGAGGAAAAGAGACAATCCACTGTGGTCGAAGGTAGCAGTGCCACTGAAAGGGTAACCGCTTTTTGGCAACTCCTAAGCTGAAAAGAAAGACCAAATAAATACAAGGTTAGAATCATGTAACCGTCTATTAGGTACTTACTCGATGCGATCATACTTTTCGAGAAAGCAAACACTCATTTCACGCTGGCAGGGCAAACACTTATGCGGTGCTGATCTTACATTTGCCTAGCAAAGCAAGGTAGAAGAGTTCCAAACATGTCCACGGTGCCTCTTAGCTTGGGAGACCATCCAATAGGTGCATACACAAGTGTATCATTTTGCCTTACAAGGACCCATGCTACGACAAAATGATACGTAATTCGGTAGAAAAAGATAATCGGAGATTGTACGGATCTGTCTCCAAATCAATCACTTTAGATTTGGCATATTTTATAGTCATTGTATATATATCAAACTATCCCAAACAATTTCAACCTTTAAAACCCTAACCCCCTTTCCTCTCCCGTTCGTTCTTTTCTCCCGACACCAACCTCCACCACCGCCATCACCTACTCCCCGCAACCAGCCACTTCCCACTGCCACAATAACGTGCAACAACCCCATTGACTTTCACCACCAACCGACGGTCCTCCACCATTATGGAAGGTGGTGCCCCCGCCGCCACAGTCAGCCTTCCTCCCCAATGATCCCTCTAAAACTATCAACATGAGGTAAATCCTCTAACCCTAACTCCCTAAATCAAGTTCAAATTTAGGTGACTAATGTATTTGCATGATCTCAATCGCTGACCGAGTAGGAATCTTCGAGCATTGATGGCACAGTTGGCTGTTGGGCCGCGAGGTGAAAGAGGCTCTGGCTCGTTTCATCAGTCACTGGCTAACCAGCGCTCGGCTGCATGAGCTCGACGATCTAGGCTCGCTCTCGGCTAAGAAAGTTCAGCTGGTGTTGGTTAGCTTTGAGATTGGTTCGTGGGATAGCTGGCGGGCATCCGGCTAGCGCTGCAGAGGCAGCGATTTAGAGCACACAtgtagagaatttttttttccatggcTATACCAACTAATAGTGATGGGACATTCTTGGAACCTGGAAATTTCACAGAGATTTTTCAGAAACATTATAAAAACATCTATAATTTATCCCTCCGGCCCGGAGGGGGGTCACGTGTTCCAAAATAAGACACACATGAGTGGTCCTCTCGAAGATATGGACGGTCCAGCCGTCCAAGAGCAGCAAGCCAGTCGACCTAGATATGTTTCACATCAATAACATAAATGGGAGATCTTGCTGCACTGGTCCTGAAAGGACCATTTTCACATGTTATGGGGATTTTTCTGCGCACCAGAGACGACCCTTGTTCACACACCTGGGCAAGCATCGGCGACGTGCATATAAGGCGCCTCCTCCGGTGACCACCGCCGCACCACACAAAGCTAAACCGAGACGACCACACGCGACCGACCGCGAGCACGGTGAGAACTAATCCGATGGCCGGAGTTGGGGGGGACGAGCAGCTGAGGCTTCTGGGCGCGTGGCCGAGCCCGTTCGTGCATCGGGTGCGCGTGGCGCTGCACCTCAAGGGGCTGGAGTACGAGAACGTGGAGGAGGACCTCgccaacaaaagcgagctactCCTCGCCTCCAACCCCGTCCACAAGAAGATCCCCGTGCTTCTTCACGGCGGCAGGCCCGTCTGCGAGTCCCTCGTCATCGTGCAGTACCTCGACGACGCCTTCCCCGGCGCCGGCCAAGCCATCCTCCCCGCCGACCCCTACAACCGCGCCGTCGCCCGCTTCTGGGCCGCCTACGCCGACGACAAGGTACATACATACGCGCGCGCTCGCAGAACTTAGTTAGCATGCGTGGCATGGAAGTATAATTTGGCACATGGTACGTTCGTGCGCAGTTCTTCGCCGCGTGGATTAAGGCGTTCAAGGGGACGACGACGGAGGAGAAGGCAGCAGCGACGGCGGAGGCGATCGCGGCGCTGGAGACGCTGGAGGGCGCGTTCAAGGAGTGCTCCGGGGGGAAGGGCTTCTTCGCcggcgacgcgcccgggtacgtGGACGTCGCGCTGGGGGGCTTCATCGGGTGGATGCGCGCGTACCGCAAGATGGCCGGCGTGGACCTCCTGGACGCCAGCCGGACCCCGCTCCTCGCCGCGTGGGCGGAGCGTTTCGCTGCGCTTGAAGCCGCGAGGGCGGCCATCCCGGACGTCGACCGGATAGCCGAGTTCGCCAAGGCGATGCAAGCACGATCAGCTgtagcagctgctgctgctgccgccgcccctGCTCCAGCGAACAACTAACCTGACAAGTGACTCTAGTGATGCTGCGGCTACGCGAAATAAATGTGTGGAGATTAATTGGTTGCGGATACACATAACTTATATCGATGATTTATTTTTGTGTGTGCTTGGCTTGCTTTACTGCTATTATTTGCACATGATGTTGTTGGCTTTGATCTCAGCAAACAACTAACGTGCCTAACTGAAGTCTTAGAGATAAGGGGAGTCGTCCCCACCTCACTTTAATCGGGAGCACAACCAATTTTGATTGTAGACTCGTTCTACACAACGTCACAATATAAAGAGGAACATCGACAGCTTGTGGGGATCTATCTCAAGCAGCTAAACGAACACCCTACATCAAAAACCCTAAACCGATCTTTAGGGGACACTATAGTGGAGCGAAGGCCGCTGCCGTGCCATCACCAGCACCTGCATCATATCGGCCACATCTACACTGACCTCCTCCTCATGCCAGCGACATCAACAACTCGGCGTCTACGACTACACTAACGCGAGTACGCTCTTCACCTTCATCTAATGGTGTCACCAAACACCGGTATTTTCATATGCTTTTGCTCTAATGATGGGTGTCTGGTACTAGGACTACTGCCATGCAAATTAGTCCACAATTAGACTTAATATTTGGATTCAGAGCCTAATTTGCCCCTAATCAGACTCAATTAGCCTTAATTATGGCTTAATTATGTTCGGATGATGCCAATCTGTGAACAATTAGGCTCATTATGTTAATTAGGGGTCAATTAGCCCTAATTGTTTGGCTATCGGATTAGATGAAATTGTGCTTAATTTCATTTCGGTTCATGATTAATGTTGATGAATTAAGCCTTTCTTGCTTCGGATTAGTCCCAAATTGCTCTCGGATATACACATTCATGTTTTAAGGTCAATTAATTTCGGTTTGATCATGTTTATGTACATGTTTGTATGTGCATGAAGTTTTGGGCTTGGTTTGAGGGCAAATCAACATAGTCTGGCCTCAGGTAGCATAGAGAAGGAGGAGATTGGACCAATTTTGATAAAAATTGAAGGCAAATTATTGATTTTCCCCAATAACCCGAAACCCTAAATCCCAAAATAAAGCCCCAAAATCTTGCCCTAACTCATGAACCCTAGAACTAAAGGAGAGGGGAGTACTTATGTGTTCCAGCGGACCCGTCTTCTCAGTGTGGATCGCACGCGGATCTTCCTTTTGACCGTCTGTCGTCGTGATGTCGACACCCTCTGGTTTCTTGCGTGCATCGATCCACCGGTGGATTTCTCTGTTGCCACGCGCATGTTGTCGACTTTGCGGGCACCATCGTAAGTCTAACGGATGGAGATGTGCGCTGTTGTGCGCGACTCCGGTAGGTAGGCCCGCAGCAGTGCTGCTTCTCTTACTCTCTctcttactctctctctctctctctctctctccctcacggtcactctctctcccttctcgcCGGCGATGCAGCTAGAGCTCTCGCAGCTGccgacctctctctctctctctctctctctctctctctctctctctcacggcTAACTCAAAACATGAGGGCGAAACGAAGTTAGGGTTCGGGTTAGGGGGGCGGCCGACGGGTTTTGATCTGACGATAATGGTGGTAGACCGTCGGATCCAAATGGATGGCTCAGATACGCGCGCTATCGAGTGGTCGGGACGGTGCAAGGAAATGGGTCGACTGCTGCTGGGTTGTTGCGCGGGATAAAGGAGGGGCACCGTGGGCCTTTGCACGCTGATGGGCTGCACCTTCGGCCATGCTCACACGCACACGGGCACTCACACGGGAGTGTTTTGGGCCGTCCAGTTTTGGTCCGCACAGCTGCCTGGGTCGTTTTAAAAGAATTTCTTGGGCCTGTTTCATTTCAATGAGTTTTCCCATTGATTTTAATGCTTTTTTCAATTTATGCCTTTTTCATTTTAATGAGTTTTCCCAGTGATTTTAATTGACAAAGTGCGAGGATCATCTAACCATTGACAACGAGTTACTTAAGCAAACAAACACTCCCTCTATTTCAAAATGTAAGGTGTGGTTTAACCCCGTGTAGTTTCCAAGGCTACACTTTGACCATTAACATCTCTTATATTACATTACCCAATGCATGACCATAAAATTGGCATCATATGACAGTACATTCTAATATGAATCCATTGGTACTTAAATTTGTATCCTACGATCTATAGCTTTTTAAGTTTGAGTGAAATCCATCATTGGTCCCTAAACTTGTTTTGCATTCTTATCTAGGTCCATAAACTCTCAAATTGCATATTAAGACCCTTACACTTGCTAAGTATATCATCAGAGATCCATACCCCTTCAGACTGCATCCAACTACCTATGTGGCATGCCACCATGTATCCCGTGTGGCTTAGCACTCACATGAGCTGCACATGAACTGCAGTGGGTAGCACAAATATGCAGTTAGCCCCCACACATATCCCTTATTCTCATCTACTCACCCCAACATCGTTAGTTAGCACGATCGTGGGTATGACAGACGGACTTGGCTATGATCTCGGCCACTATTGAGCAGACGAGTAGCGTGACAAATGTGGTCCTGCCAGTACATGACCAGGAATGCAGTGAAGAACTCGACAATTAGTGGCTCCTCAAACGCCTTGAATCGTCGCATTTCATCGTGTGCGCGTACTGGTCAATGGTCAGTCGCCACAGCGAGGTGAGCCTGTTCGAGGTTTGCATCATTGATGCTTGCGCCAATTGTGACACGCTCCTGCGCACCGGTAGACGCCTCTGTGCCGAGGCGATGGCATCTTTGAAGTTCAAGGCATGGTGGCCCGAGATGAGGCGGAGCGGTGGCGACCCAGGTGCAATGATGAACTGCAAGAAGAAGTGGCGACGGTGGCAACACGACTTAAGGTTTAATGCTCCCTACATTTTCTAACAACTTACGATTTTGACTTTTACATCCACACTTTGACCAACAATATATTATGAAATAGTTAGTGAAGTAAAATGGATATGCTATCGTTAGATTTGTTACTATAATTATTTTAAGCATATCGTATACTTTCAACTATTTGTTTAtgtattcattaaaaatcaatgGTCAAATCATGAATATCAAAATCAAAATGGAGGTAGTATCTCAATTTCCGTGCCAAAGTCACATCAGGCCACGTGGACCACCCCAGCATCCAACGCCCATCACGCCTCTTGAGCTCTTGGTTCAATGCAATGCTCCAATTCGGCCATCGATCCAATCACCACCCGCACGGCCGCACGCGCACCAACCACCGCGCGCGGCCCTTGCGCCAAGATCCAACAACCAAACCAGCCACCTGCTCAGCACAGACCCCCGCCGGCTCCGATGGCATCAGCCGCTGTCCCCGATACCGTGGCGGTGCGGGTGGGCAAGCCCATTCGTGATGCGCGTGCGCGTTGCGCTCAGGCCAAAGGGCATCGCGTACGAGTTCCTGCAGGCGGAGCTGGGCACCAAGAGCGAGCTGCTGCTCACTTCCAACCCCATGCATAAGAAGATGCTAGTGCTCCTCCACGGCGGCCACCCCGTCTGTGAGTCGCTGGTCATCGTGCAGTACGTCGACCCCTACGATCGCGCCGTCCTCCGCTTCTGGGCGGAGTACGCCGACGCCAAGGTGAACCATATAACAACCCCCGGGATCATTTCGGATGGAAATCGAATGCTCTACGAACTGATCGTTGTGCCTCCGACTCCGGGCGTGCGCAGCTCCCGTCGGCGTTTTGGACGCTGAGGGGGATGATTGCCGACAAGGCGGAGGTGGCGGAGCAGGTGGCCGCGGCGCTCACGCAGCTCGGTCTTCGCGGGGTGCAGCAAGGGGAAGCGCTACTTTGGCGGCGATTGCATCGGGTTCTTGGACATCGTCGTCGGGTCGTACGTCGGGTGGTTCCGGGGGGCGGAGCGGGTCACGGGGCAGCCTGTCCTCGGCGAGGCGGGGACGCCCTGGCTGGCGGCGTGGGTGGCGCGGTTCTGCGCGCATGGGGCCGTCAGGGACGTGATGCCCGACGCCGGCAGGCTCGTCGAGTTCAGCGAGGCCCTCAGCGCGGCGCTCGCCGCCAACGCTCCACGGGCATGAGTTCGTGACGCGTTGATTGTCCTCGGTTGGCTTTGTCGCACCGATGCAAATCTCTGAATAAGCTTTGCCATTTGGTCGCTGCGCTGTACCCTTTGAGCTTGCAAAAATGTCAGACCTGGCAACTGGATCCATTAATTGAAAGCCAATTCTCCTATTAGTCATTGGGAAcataagataaaaaaattaattgcaCGGCGGAACACATACGCTTAATTTCTTGGAGTTTTACAATGGAATATAAGTCTGTCTCAACCTTTTTAAAAGTTTTATTCTATTTCTTATAGGTTTTAGCATTATACAGAATTCCTCATTGTAAATGCAGATGAATAAagcagataatttttttttcctacattatgtcttttttttattgtttatcGCTGGAATCTCTAGACTACACCCAATAATAGCACGTTATCAAAACAAAGCTCTGCCGGTGATCAAGCTAGCAGAACAAATCTGTCTGCAACCGATCTGCAGTGCATCGACATCGTCGTCAAGCGTGCAGGTCATGACCTAGCCTATATGCCATACGCAGCACGAATCTGTTCGCAATAATTGAAAGGTACAATCGATTCGATACGTGTTCTTgcaagtattgtttttgtttcagATCTGTACATCTGCATGAATAGCATATCGCAACTAATAGCGTAGCAGAACAGTAGTGTGAACTTCATCGGCGTGAACACGACGTAGAACTGGTGGAGCTCACAGCCGCCACCATACCGCCGGTCGGAATCCGGCGTCCGTCCCCCTGAACAAAACGCGGTGGCTCAATGACCACCGCCACAGatcgagaaaaaaagaaagaaagatgccGCCCTAGTGGTGACATCACTTTGCACTGAGCCACCGCACCGGACTGCCGGTAGCACGGTCACCTCGCTTAGGCCTCGTCGCACCAGCGAACAGTCCAGATCTGGGGCCGAACCACCTGGATCCGGTGCCACACTCGAGTCACCGCCTGAAGTGTGTCGCCTCTCGCGCACCAGCGTGCTTTGAGTGTCGAATTGTTTGAATCGAGCAACCCCTCGCCTCGCGCCTAAGGGACGTGTCAACACCCTGATCCACCATGCACACGTCGCTCGAAGCGACACCGCTGCACCCCTTGGAGGACCACCCTGCCGCCCACAGGCGACAGGGTCGCTGCCCGAACCACATGCCACCACCGAAGCAGAGCCGCCGGGACACTCGCCATCATCTGGCGAAAGTGGAAAATAAGAGTTTACCATAGTCGATCATAAAAATACCCCAAAGGAAAAggaaggggagccagttgagatCTAGTGATAGTATAGAACGTAAGAAAGTAGGCATACcaatttgaatcttcccacatAGGAAGAGACCAGTGATAATGTGCATGCTGAAATTGACACTAGTAAACTAAATGACCTTGCTCCCACAGTAAGAAATTATAAAGAGGAAGATGTAGAAGCACCTGGAAGTGCAGCctatgatgaaatagcaataaactatgtgagtTTAGAGGAATCCTGGAACAGAGCAACAACAATAGTTAACACATATTTCgtaaataaaatcatcacagTTATAGATCATGACCATGAGCTTGCATTGCTCACTTAATATAGAATAAGGTTATATTGGGAAGACTAGCAGAAGGAAATAGTAGCTAAACTATTGTCCctaaacaaaagagaggttttaGGGCCAGTGatgccgcacacctccccaTATTAAATTAGTAGGATACAAGTGAATTTTTGTTtgtaagaggaatgaaatgaATGAAATTGTGACGTATAAAGCACGACTGGTGGCACAAAATTTCATTCAACGACTAGACATTGATTATGAATAAACATATTCCCTAATGATGGGTGACATTACTTATAGATATTTGATCTCAATGGCAGTCAACCCagagttgaaaataaaattgatttatgttgtgaccgcatatctttataGGAGCTTTGATTCGAACATTTATATAAAGGTACTTGAAGgaatatcattgtcaaatcaggatagaagaaatagacatctttatagcacataattgaagaaatcgctatatgggttgaaacagttaAGTCCCGGAATGGATTTTTGCATACGAAGATGATatgaatatcatcggtacagaagaagaaatcGAAGAAGCAAGCTTGtacttgaagtctgaatttgaaatgaaagatttgggtaaaaccaagttTTGCTTAGGCCTGCAGCTAGAGTATGTGACAGATAGAAttttgtacatcagtcaaaTTACaatcagaaggtgttagagtggtttggttttgaaaaatcattttccGCTAAAAGCCCCATAGTCAGAAGGtcattgcaagcagatcaagatccctatagacctagagaagaggggaaggAAGTGTTGGGACCGGAATTCCTATACTTAAGTGCTATAGGTATGTTGTTATATCTGGTTAATTGCACTAGTCTAGACATAgcgtttgcaaaaaaaaactacttgcATGATACAACACAGAGCCTACTAAAAGGCATTGGAATGGCGTGAAGGATATTCTGCGTTACTtacaaggtagcaaagatctggGTCTGTTCTACAGTAAGAATAAGGACAtaagtctggttggatacgCATATATTGGGTATCTGTCTGACCCGCATACAGCGAAATCACATACTGACTATATTTTTCTAAGTGGTTGAATTGTAATATCCTGAAAATCGTCTGTAACATCCTAAGTTTAAAtatgttaattaattgcaaaaTGCAccccaaattaaaactttttttattaaGTAGACTAGCtaagatttaaaaaaataggtatatgaatgtatatataccggtatgtatacattcatatatatatatattaagtgTGATAAGATGCACTAGAGTTAGTTTCAAAATAGTCCTTGCAATAATTTGGTTCGTAAATTTTGGTTTGAGGTTTttgtggttctttgtgtggagtaTTAAAATTGAATGTATCTCAATTTCAAaactactcttagattctattcagctccaaTCCCATTCGAATTTGAATCCTTTAATTTTAATCATCTCAAAAAGCTCAAGATCTAAGcccaaatcataattcaaatatatttatttgaatttatcataatccaaaagtcaaaatccaactCAAAATCTCTCATTAAATTTGATTCCAAAATtaattctccttttctttttctcttcattCTCTTGgtctcaatctctctctccctctctgttttGGCCCAAGCGCACCTAGCCCAGCCTTCTTTCCTCCCTTTTTTCCCTCCCTCACCCGCACGCGCTCAGCCCAACTCCCCCGCACACCCTCTTGGCCCAGCTCGCACCGTGCCGCACACTTGGCCGTCCAAGTGTCCGCCATCTGTCGTCGCTTGCGCGCACcctttcctccctctcctctagcGCGACCTAGCATCGCGCCTCGCTGTCTCTTGCCACTGCGTCAGCCAGCGAGCCACTTGTCTCTCTCACCTGTCCTGTTGCACACTCCTGCTCCCTCCCCCCCTCTCCCACAACCAAAAGGACCTGACGCCCATGACTTGCGCCCGCACACGCGCATGGATGGCGCAGAGCTCCCATGCCCCAGGAAATGGTGGGCGTCGCCTTGCCACCTCTTAGCTGCACATTTTTCCCATGCCGCCCGACATCATGAGCTGCATCACCTCTCTCTGCTCCCCTCTCCCGTATATAAATAGCACACTTGactccttctcctcccccttTTCCCATTTCACCATCGTCGCACCCATTCTCTCTGCCACAACTTCGCTGTCACCGAGCCACCCTTGACGTGCTACCGAGGAGCTCAAGGAGTCTGACACCGTCCCTATGCCACCGCTCGCTCACCGGAGGCCCGACGAGAGCCGCCCGTGCAAGAAGACCAAGCGGCTCCACCGCTTCGACATCGTTGCTCCGTCGGCCGCCTTCCACACCGTCTCA
This region includes:
- the LOC133904313 gene encoding probable glutathione S-transferase GSTU6, translated to MAGVGGDEQLRLLGAWPSPFVHRVRVALHLKGLEYENVEEDLANKSELLLASNPVHKKIPVLLHGGRPVCESLVIVQYLDDAFPGAGQAILPADPYNRAVARFWAAYADDKFFAAWIKAFKGTTTEEKAAATAEAIAALETLEGAFKECSGGKGFFAGDAPGYVDVALGGFIGWMRAYRKMAGVDLLDASRTPLLAAWAERFAALEAARAAIPDVDRIAEFAKAMQARSAVAAAAAAAAPAPANN